In the Drosophila virilis strain 15010-1051.87 chromosome 4, Dvir_AGI_RSII-ME, whole genome shotgun sequence genome, GATCGATTGCATGGATCAACAAAGCGGCGGTGATTCGGTGAGTAATATTTGATAACAAATTGTTGCTAAAAATCGCTTTACTTTGATTGTTGATTTGCATTCCAGAATGTGACGCCACAGTTGCGTCTGGTAACATTCCAGGATTGGGTCGATTTGCTGCTGCATGTCAACTACATTATCTTTGGCAACATGTCCGCCATGGAGGTGGAGGCCTACGAGAAGATCATGAACTGTTTCCAATCGGTGCGCggcgaacagcagcaggctCTGGACGAGAATCGCAAGCTGCGCAAGGACATTTGTGCCATTATAAAGCTGGTGCAGGAGGCTTTCCATCACAACATCTGGAACACGGATGACATGTGCCTGGAAACACTGACGGTCAATCAGCTGCTCGGCCTACAGGCCGATCAGACCCGACCGGAGAGCGAAGCGGAGAAGGTAGGTCGGCTAATTAGCATAAGGGGCTAGGGGCATCGTTCACTCATCGAAACTTGTCTTCTTCTAGAAGTACGAAGATTCAAATAGAAACGAGCagaccagaaatttatttgttcaaTTCGATTCCACCTACCACCCCTCATAAGTGCATTCAAGTTTTCAATTCTATTTtacgttttatatatattttttgtcgtgttgaactatttgaaataaattagcTTTATATGCaacgagcgagagagagagagagaggaattCTTATCTGAGCATTATTTGATTGCAGGTTACCAAATGCATGAGATCTCTGGCCAACGAGGTGGCCGCCAAGCATGATGAGGTCTGCCATCTGCAGGACCAGATGTGTGCGCTGGACGAAGTTGTCCAGACCGCGCGACAGAAGATCATCCTTAAGGACAAGTGCATAGCGCAGCTCAATCAGCAGGTGAGATGCCAATCGTAAGATTGATCGATTGATTcttaaaaaatgcaataatcGGTAAATGTATGGCAAGCTAATGTATCTAGTCGTAGACCAACTAAAGCTAGTCTCTagccgactagcagatactcttacaaaaaaaatctgcTGCCTTATGAAACGTTTAGGCGTAAGGCTCTTCATACAATGGAGGGAGCTAACCATGAAAAGAAAGATTCATAATCCGTGTATACTATGTATACCAAGAGCCAAATTTTATAATcgatttttttctgcttcGTTTAAATATGATTATTTTATCATTCAAATTTGTTGGGCTATTAGAATTGCTCACATCATGGCCTGCTTTTTGGCACATATATAAACTGAGGGGGGGTATTGATATTGTTTTGGgtttcaatttataatttataagcaCAACATTGCTCacgtttataaataaaatttcatgttaaaaacgatatttatcttaattttttgtttagttaatGGAACTGCAAGATTGTTTGTCAAGCATGACGCAAGGATCAAACACGAAGGCAAGTTTAACTGAGGATTACGATGTCGACTTCAATCATGAGGATTTCACCAGCTGTTTGTTCGAGGGCCTCAACGAGAAGGATCAACAGGCCAGCGAGCTGCTGCGCATGCTCAATAAGGAACTGACCGAATTCATAGATCTGATCAGCAAGAAAGACTTTCAGGCCATGGAGTGCCGTCGAAAGCTGCTCTCCTGCTTCTTCGAGAGAATTGTAGGTCACGCCCAAACTGTGTGCTAATTGAGAGCTTTCACtatatttctcaaaatcgCTTTCTCAGAACTGCGATCGCGCCGATACACTACGCAAATTGGAGAACTTGCGTACACAGCTGCGGGCGTTGGATTGCAATTTAGATCAGCTGGATGCACCGATTGCCTGCAGCACCCAGGTGACTGAGGACGACTTTGATATACAGCTCATCGATGCACTGCGTCGCCGCTTATGGAACATCAATGAATGCAACAAGGAGCTCAATACCAGATGCCAGCGTCTGGAAGTCCAGCACCGAGGTACGTATTCTATAGCATTGCAACTActagtatattatatatattatgtctGATTCTTAAGTTGAACTGATGGAAATCCGTTGCCTATACGAAGCTGAACGTTCTATAAATGTCAAAAATTGTGAGGCATTGAAGCAGATAGCTGATCTACTCTCCAAATTGGTAAGTCCAGCTGTAGTTAGACAatgattaattataattaataaatttcaattaccAATCGATTGCACCTGTTACTCTAGCGTTGCTCCGATCTCTCTTATGAGGAGATCTATACAGAAAAATCGACAAATAATCCATTTTGCGTGGCCATCATGGAAATGTATCAGAAACTAAACGAGCTAGAGAATAGTGGGGAGCAGGAGAAACAGCTTTTAACCGTAAgtaattgcatatatattcaatttatcgTATTCGAGAGAGTTCTTATCAAATTCAGACCAACAAAAGTGAGCCCCAAACACCTGCCCACAGCACATAGCTGataacgacaacaactacaacaacaacaacaacaacaaaaacaacttgcGACTTGTTAACCACCTCCGAGCAGCCGCCGCTTAAGCATAGtttaaattagtttaattTATCATAAGTTTCTAAACAAAAAACGTTACCTAAAAGTAAACTTTAGCCATAAGTTTTGTTCTATAATGTACGACtatttattagctttaatAATGCAGCAAGTTCCCGCCAAAAAATTTCAAAGGCAATAGTTACAACAAACTACACTTACATctattgtatataaattgttatatataaatatacatttttgccGAGGGCTGTCATTAGAGTTCGATTGATGTTCGTGTTGGAgagaaaaaagtgaaaaatcgACTTCTACTATTTTATAGTATTTAAGCAATGCAAGCAATAAACATAGTTCATTAGGAATTAATGTCCTCATGATTACAAACTGTGGAATACTTTGGAGTTTGGCCAAATGGGAACTCATCGCGATCAACGGAATAGGTTTGGTATGAGGAACATGTTTCTGACACGCAAATGGGAGGATTTTTGCCGGTTCCTCCCTATCGATACAGCTGTGACTCATTAACTATATGACTTCAGtagctatattatatttgatttacGAGTGCTCTTGCAAGATATTCTCATTACATTAACCATACAATCCACACGTATCTGCAAAAGGGATTATATTAGTTTATGGATAcccgtgccgaagatagcgtAGTTCCCCATTTCTCGCAAAATGACCCCATCTAAACAATGAAtcgtttaatttattaaaggACCCTCGGGTGTGCCCTATAaatggtatatatatgcaataaaattgcattccccattgttatatatacatataataccATGTACATAATATGCTGCAGTTCCCGACAGTAGTTGAACTATATTACCATTTAAGTCGTTTGATTTATGTACTCAAACTGTTGTGAAAAAAAGGCTCGAAACTGTCGAAACGAAGACTTACTCTTTGTTTACATTGGACAAATACAAATCGCTTGAAACTCTGCCGAGCTCAACTGCAATTCGGGCGGTTGGGGCGACCAGCTACTAGGAGCTGAAATAGGTTTcgtgttatttatttgcccaCAATCGACACGCGAGCTGCGAGCCCTGATATGCATATCGATGAGCTCCTGAGAGGGGTGTAGCCCCGGGCAGATAGACAGCCGAATGGTCGCCGGAGTAGTCCGCGTCCAACGTCAACGTTGCTGTTTATTCGCGTGAAACAAATCAAACCTGTCGTGGAACTGAATATCGAAACGGAAACACAGTTGGAAATATGAAAACGGCAAATATAATAATCAGCCGCGGTGCTGGCAATGCTTCTCCTCGTCGCGCTGCACCCACATACAAGCGCGCCCCGTTTGTAGGCCAGGACGACGACTTCTCGTCTATCGTCGTCTACGTCTCCTGCGGCCACGAAGTTGACGCCCGCCGTAAAGTGTCTGGGCGAGGCGATAATATTTACCAGGTGGCAAGACTACGAACAGGACGCGTCGCTGATGGCAAACGGATACGTGTGCAATTAACAAAGTTTATCCTGCGAGCCAACAAAACTGTTGAAAAGTTGGCCAAAAGTGCAAATTGTTTTCCCCAAGCAGCCACAAGCAAAGCTGCAAATGAAAAGTGCTCGAAAAAAGTGAAGCGTACAATTTGTTTGCGGATGGGTTGgacaacacaaaagcaaaatgaaagtttacaaaaatatcaaatgtCCCAAATTTATCTATAAATTTGTTCAGCAATATCTTGTAATTGTTAGGCGCTTCGGCTCGAGGCCGTCAACCTGCTCCAGATATTTATAGAAGAACTCATGATCTTGAGTTCAggcaaataatatttacaaaaatacgAAATCTTCAATTGAAGGCTTAGGCTCGAGACTTCTTTATTTATCTGCATTCAGGCTTGAGGTTCGGTTCAtcgaaaatataatatataaattccgCAACTAAGCCGATTcacaaattgaatataattaGGCGCAAGACGCACAAAAATAgttgcaatattttaaaatagtaAAAAACCGGACCACAATTGAATCTGGATATAgacaatatttttaaaggcAAGTCGTGAACGACTTTTCGTCAACTTTAAATGGAAGCTTAAGCGCTATAAAAACTTCTGAAATCGATTTTCACATGGAATTAAGAATCATAAATGTCGGTCCACATAATCGACatttaaaagtgtttttaagTGCGCGCTGCCATGCATTCGCTTTCAGCCAACTTAAGAGCTCGACCAAGTTGGAGCTCACGATATAATTTAATACCGAATGCAAGTAGTTTATTTGGAAATCCAtgtcaaatataataaaacataTCTATAAAATAATTGTGGGGCTGGGAGACGCGAATGAAAGTGCTAAAGAATAGAAACTTTGAAACCTGAAACTTTGCCACCTTTTTGGGGTGCCACCCACAAGCTCGAAATTGGATTTGCCTTCATTTCCGTGACGAAAGTTTTAATAGCAATATTATtggaatgaaatgaaatggtaATGAAGGCAAAATACGTGgcgtttataaatattttgagcaAGCGGCAATTTGATATCGACACGAAAGCCCGACCAACATTCGACACCCGAAACAATTCAAAGAATAACATAAACAAACGCACAAAGCGACTGTGTCTGGGGCCCGTCTGATATCTGGCATTTGCAAGATGGTAAGGTTCAAGCTCTCGAGCTATATGATTGTTATAAGAAATGCTATCCG is a window encoding:
- the yuri gene encoding interaptin isoform X2; protein product: MSQRRAFCINAATLGLSTSLSQSSSPRVATNQQPVEGEQQLEQGRKMLGNPGEDEKAEELRREQLETAENEQEQPDTEPPSIETLFATPSLRGGADASAAGSTASEEQAQFNASSEATSTEHYRNQLKKLRGICGDAAMMNFELNSIFLKRLEEIDCMDQQSGGDSNVTPQLRLVTFQDWVDLLLHVNYIIFGNMSAMEVEAYEKIMNCFQSVRGEQQQALDENRKLRKDICAIIKLVQEAFHHNIWNTDDMCLETLTVNQLLGLQADQTRPESEAEKVTKCMRSLANEVAAKHDEVCHLQDQMCALDEVVQTARQKIILKDKCIAQLNQQLMELQDCLSSMTQGSNTKASLTEDYDVDFNHEDFTSCLFEGLNEKDQQASELLRMLNKELTEFIDLISKKDFQAMECRRKLLSCFFERINCDRADTLRKLENLRTQLRALDCNLDQLDAPIACSTQVTEDDFDIQLIDALRRRLWNINECNKELNTRCQRLEVQHRVELMEIRCLYEAERSINVKNCEALKQIADLLSKLRCSDLSYEEIYTEKSTNNPFCVAIMEMYQKLNELENSGEQEKQLLTNERLVCQIQRLQNALLDREQQIEQLRSTLNGYIDLNETNRLKDEISALKQKNTEQSQKVLEIASLLKAQEEERQKICQNNEELMNNYEEQAKKLRRAEREVQNLQDCMEQLEKRQDELKTERNLLREEVTALKEKDAKNCGRERALGDQLRSRQAELDKSRCLVRDMQNHLKQEERQHKETLDRLCQANEDIRQQMRAVACECKQMQLKLNLIPHPQLQTADERERAAATDYRIVSQVEGCADQIG
- the yuri gene encoding interaptin isoform X3, whose product is MSQRRAFCINAATLGLSTSLSQSSSPRVATNQQPVEGEQQLEQGRKMLGNPGEDEKAEELRREQLETAENEQEQPDTEPPSIETLFATPSLRGGADASAAGSTASEEQAQFNASSEATSTEHYRNQLKKLRGICGDAAMMNFELNSIFLKRLEEIDCMDQQSGGDSNVTPQLRLVTFQDWVDLLLHVNYIIFGNMSAMEVEAYEKIMNCFQSVRGEQQQALDENRKLRKDICAIIKLVQEAFHHNIWNTDDMCLETLTVNQLLGLQADQTRPESEAEKVTKCMRSLANEVAAKHDEVCHLQDQMCALDEVVQTARQKIILKDKCIAQLNQQLMELQDCLSSMTQGSNTKASLTEDYDVDFNHEDFTSCLFEGLNEKDQQASELLRMLNKELTEFIDLISKKDFQAMECRRKLLSCFFERINCDRADTLRKLENLRTQLRALDCNLDQLDAPIACSTQVTEDDFDIQLIDALRRRLWNINECNKELNTRCQRLEVQHRVELMEIRCLYEAERSINVKNCEALKQIADLLSKLRCSDLSYEEIYTEKSTNNPFCVAIMEMYQKLNELENSGEQEKQLLTNERLVCQIQRLQNALLDREQQIEQLRSTLNGYIDLNETNRLKDEISALKQKNTEQSQKVLEIASLLKAQEEERQKICQNNEELMNNYEEQAKKLRRAEREVQNLQDCMEQLEKRQDELKTERNLLREEVTALKEKDAKNCGRERALGDQLRSRQAELDKSRCLVRDMQNHLKQEERQHKETLDRLCQANEDIRQQMRAVACECKQMQLKLKYVFDSRRT
- the yuri gene encoding uncharacterized protein yuri isoform X4, which gives rise to MSQRRAFCINAATLGLSTSLSQSSSPRVATNQQPVEGEQQLEQGRKMLGNPGEDEKAEELRREQLETAENEQEQPDTEPPSIETLFATPSLRGGADASAAGSTASEEQAQFNASSEATSTEHYRNQLKKLRGICGDAAMMNFELNSIFLKRLEEIDCMDQQSGGDSNVTPQLRLVTFQDWVDLLLHVNYIIFGNMSAMEVEAYEKIMNCFQSVRGEQQQALDENRKLRKDICAIIKLVQEAFHHNIWNTDDMCLETLTVNQLLGLQADQTRPESEAEKVTKCMRSLANEVAAKHDEVCHLQDQMCALDEVVQTARQKIILKDKCIAQLNQQLMELQDCLSSMTQGSNTKASLTEDYDVDFNHEDFTSCLFEGLNEKDQQASELLRMLNKELTEFIDLISKKDFQAMECRRKLLSCFFERINCDRADTLRKLENLRTQLRALDCNLDQLDAPIACSTQVTEDDFDIQLIDALRRRLWNINECNKELNTRCQRLEVQHRVELMEIRCLYEAERSINVKNCEALKQIADLLSKLRCSDLSYEEIYTEKSTNNPFCVAIMEMYQKLNELENSGEQEKQLLTTNKSEPQTPAHST